From the genome of Niallia sp. FSL W8-0635, one region includes:
- the dnaN gene encoding DNA polymerase III subunit beta, with protein sequence MEFIINKESLLEVLSKVEKLVKTKTSNPILQGFYLEVKSDKIIVIGSDLNTTIRYELPVLFEDESILINKEGKVVVPYQLYEIAKKVKTELSISLDDTQLVIKHGKKKKSEFKLSVFKAEEYPKLPRFDGIEPTLSIKGTEFNSFIKKTGYAASSSDARPVLQGICFEITEDKLRLVCTDSHRLGVIDVTESHKESRKIIIPAKSILESLKSFDLSEKVTVFCENDRMLILQNNNLTFYCRLLEGTYPDVSRLIPKEHLAEMKISRKEFLEGFEMINGLTNAADNETKGIVKLHVNGVATLSTYQAQTGSGKIEIDYESLEGEDNFDIAFNNNYMIDTLKAMESEYVSFKYQGSMRPFLLTPCDSSHEEIQLILPVRNK encoded by the coding sequence ATGGAATTTATTATTAATAAAGAGAGTTTATTAGAGGTCCTTTCAAAAGTAGAGAAATTAGTAAAAACTAAAACATCAAATCCAATACTACAAGGTTTTTATTTAGAAGTTAAGTCAGATAAGATAATCGTTATTGGATCTGATTTAAACACTACTATCCGTTATGAATTACCAGTTTTATTCGAAGATGAGTCAATACTTATTAATAAAGAAGGTAAGGTAGTTGTTCCCTATCAGTTATATGAAATTGCTAAGAAAGTTAAAACCGAATTAAGCATTTCGTTAGATGATACGCAATTAGTAATAAAACATGGGAAGAAAAAAAAGAGTGAATTTAAACTATCAGTTTTTAAGGCAGAAGAGTATCCTAAATTACCTAGATTTGATGGTATAGAGCCAACTCTGTCTATTAAAGGAACCGAATTTAATTCATTTATCAAAAAAACAGGGTATGCAGCTTCAAGTTCTGATGCTAGACCAGTTCTACAAGGAATTTGTTTTGAAATTACAGAAGATAAGCTACGACTTGTCTGTACGGATTCTCACCGTTTAGGCGTTATTGACGTCACAGAATCTCATAAGGAGTCCAGGAAGATTATTATCCCAGCAAAATCAATATTGGAAAGTTTGAAATCCTTTGATTTAAGTGAGAAAGTTACTGTGTTTTGTGAAAATGATCGAATGCTTATTTTACAAAATAATAATCTCACTTTTTATTGCCGTCTATTAGAAGGAACTTATCCAGATGTAAGCCGCTTAATTCCAAAAGAGCATCTTGCTGAAATGAAAATAAGCAGAAAAGAATTTTTGGAAGGCTTTGAAATGATTAATGGTTTGACTAATGCAGCAGATAATGAGACTAAAGGAATCGTTAAACTCCATGTAAATGGAGTTGCGACTTTATCAACATATCAAGCGCAAACTGGAAGCGGAAAAATTGAAATCGATTATGAAAGTTTAGAAGGTGAAGATAATTTTGATATTGCCTTTAATAATAATTATATGATCGATACATTAAAAGCAATGGAATCAGAGTATGTGTCCTTTAAATACCAAGGTTCTATGCGTCCATTTTTATTAACACCATGTGATTCTTCTCATGAGGAAATACAATTGATTCTTCCGGTGAGAAATAAATAA
- a CDS encoding recombinase family protein → MKFGYMRVSTFDQNLDRQKKQLEEFGCDRIFFEKVTGTKRGRPELNRMLEFLRMNDTVVVTDLTRLSRSTKDLIEITELISQKGAHLKSLKESWLDTTTAHGKMLFTIFAGIAQFERDLTSERTKEGILAARKRGKYPGRPKTDEEKVKYALYLMDQGLSRTDAAEKAGISRMTLYRKMQNNNKIE, encoded by the coding sequence ATGAAGTTTGGCTATATGCGTGTTTCTACATTTGATCAAAATTTGGATCGCCAAAAGAAACAACTTGAAGAATTTGGGTGTGATCGCATTTTCTTTGAAAAAGTAACTGGTACGAAACGAGGGCGACCGGAGTTGAATCGTATGTTGGAATTTTTGCGAATGAACGATACGGTTGTTGTGACGGATCTGACTCGTCTATCCCGTTCTACGAAAGACCTTATTGAAATTACAGAACTCATCTCACAAAAGGGAGCGCATTTAAAAAGTTTAAAGGAATCCTGGCTTGATACAACAACAGCACATGGGAAAATGTTGTTTACTATCTTTGCGGGTATTGCTCAATTTGAGAGAGATTTAACTTCTGAACGGACAAAAGAAGGGATTCTGGCTGCAAGGAAACGAGGAAAATATCCTGGAAGACCGAAAACCGATGAGGAAAAGGTTAAGTATGCCTTGTATCTTATGGACCAAGGGTTGAGTCGTACTGATGCTGCCGAGAAGGCTGGTATTTCTCGCATGACTTTGTATCGTAAGATGCAAAATAACAATAAAATCGAGTAG
- a CDS encoding ThiF family adenylyltransferase translates to MQPISIDLSRSYQREVYYQILVIGAGGTGGIVIQQLCQMLSMFEISAKLIIAEPDIYEEKNRNNQLCLAKDVGKNKADVLAKRYRAAYQLDIATYTGGYVEDTKTIDTLFQLNYERIPYNYRIVPILISCVDNNYSRKIFHEYFNTAQTLLYFDVGNENVILPKDHRNRPIESWTKEELEEYKDSGFTGQMVCGFKSDWKILSEPIGTLYPDILEDNDEIAPSQLSCQELAASNPQRLITNRYSAISVITVLNEIFETKSLSTHRILYHAKRGYMKSEPILG, encoded by the coding sequence ATGCAACCTATTTCTATAGATTTAAGCCGCTCTTATCAAAGGGAAGTATATTATCAGATTCTAGTTATAGGCGCAGGAGGTACTGGAGGAATTGTTATTCAGCAATTGTGCCAAATGTTAAGTATGTTTGAGATATCGGCAAAGTTAATAATTGCTGAACCAGATATTTATGAAGAAAAAAATAGAAATAACCAACTATGCTTAGCAAAAGATGTAGGTAAAAATAAAGCAGATGTCTTAGCTAAAAGGTATCGTGCTGCTTATCAACTAGACATAGCCACTTACACTGGAGGTTATGTAGAAGACACTAAAACAATAGACACATTGTTCCAACTCAATTATGAAAGAATTCCATATAACTATAGAATAGTCCCTATTCTTATTTCTTGTGTTGATAATAACTATTCAAGAAAGATATTCCATGAGTATTTTAACACCGCTCAGACCCTACTATATTTTGATGTGGGCAATGAAAATGTTATCTTACCAAAGGATCACAGAAATAGACCAATTGAGTCCTGGACGAAAGAGGAATTGGAAGAATATAAAGATTCAGGTTTCACTGGACAAATGGTTTGTGGTTTTAAGTCTGATTGGAAAATACTCTCAGAACCAATAGGTACGTTATATCCAGATATTTTAGAGGACAATGATGAAATAGCTCCTTCTCAATTAAGTTGTCAGGAACTAGCTGCATCCAATCCTCAGAGATTAATAACTAATCGTTATAGTGCTATATCTGTAATTACTGTACTGAATGAAATATTTGAAACTAAAAGTCTATCAACTCACAGGATTCTATATCATGCAAAAAGAGGTTATATGAAGAGTGAACCAATTTTAGGGTAA
- a CDS encoding helix-turn-helix domain-containing protein, whose product MMRNLNQICIEDDVERLIILRKRLKLNQFQFAKEIGISSSYLRKVESRTIPFPFKFRKKIDEYLKQEHLIYEKGSNLYK is encoded by the coding sequence ATGATGAGAAATTTAAACCAAATTTGTATTGAAGATGATGTTGAAAGACTTATTATTTTGAGGAAACGATTGAAGTTAAATCAATTTCAATTCGCGAAAGAGATAGGCATCAGTAGCAGCTATTTAAGAAAAGTGGAAAGTAGAACAATTCCTTTTCCATTTAAATTCCGAAAAAAAATTGATGAATACTTAAAACAGGAGCATTTAATCTATGAAAAAGGTTCTAACCTCTATAAGTGA
- a CDS encoding Rad52/Rad22 family DNA repair protein, whose product MTTQSTEEILNKLRQPFSQNDIEWKVQTSNKGNNGAYAFVVAYVNNRAIQNRLDEVFGIGGWKNSYVEFSGGIICELSCYINGQWITKSDGSEPSNFEAFKGGLSNAMKRAAVQFGIGRYLYKLEPIYVKISETKSNNSIYLNDKKNKVVGYYDPPRLPDWALPPNEQKQGKNKETTSTTDNNNKKREIDKKTGNNNFNRNSYFISITEFINKINLKPRAAMELFHHINSDTKSDCVEIKDIKEKATDKELIKYYDTLKPVSDLVKMSIHYKIPVENVLNYVRILKPQEKIDSLHSCLIRLNREDIKEINGFIEGDIKNNMFEHQTA is encoded by the coding sequence ATGACGACGCAATCTACAGAAGAAATTCTTAACAAATTAAGACAACCATTCTCACAAAATGATATAGAATGGAAAGTTCAAACAAGTAACAAAGGTAACAACGGAGCTTATGCTTTTGTAGTAGCTTACGTGAATAACAGAGCTATTCAAAATAGACTAGATGAAGTATTTGGTATTGGCGGCTGGAAAAACTCATACGTAGAATTCTCCGGTGGTATAATTTGTGAACTTAGTTGTTATATTAATGGCCAATGGATTACCAAATCGGATGGTTCTGAACCTTCTAATTTTGAAGCCTTTAAGGGTGGTTTATCGAATGCGATGAAGCGAGCTGCTGTACAGTTTGGTATTGGGCGTTATTTATACAAATTAGAGCCTATATATGTTAAAATCTCTGAAACTAAAAGTAATAATTCTATCTACTTGAATGATAAAAAAAATAAAGTAGTGGGATATTATGATCCACCGCGTTTACCTGATTGGGCTTTACCACCTAATGAGCAAAAACAAGGAAAAAACAAAGAAACAACTAGTACTACCGATAATAACAATAAAAAAAGAGAAATTGATAAGAAGACTGGAAATAACAATTTCAATAGGAATTCTTATTTTATTTCCATCACAGAATTTATAAATAAAATCAATCTTAAACCAAGAGCAGCAATGGAGTTATTTCATCATATAAATTCTGATACTAAATCTGATTGTGTTGAAATAAAAGATATTAAGGAAAAGGCTACTGACAAAGAGTTAATTAAATACTATGATACTTTAAAACCCGTAAGTGACTTAGTTAAAATGAGTATTCATTATAAAATACCTGTTGAAAATGTATTAAATTATGTGAGAATTTTAAAACCACAAGAGAAAATCGATAGCCTTCATTCTTGTTTAATACGTTTGAACAGAGAAGATATTAAAGAAATCAATGGATTTATTGAAGGTGATATAAAAAATAATATGTTTGAACATCAAACAGCGTAA